In Streptomyces camelliae, the sequence TCCGCGAGCGGCGGCGCAGGGTGAACCCGATCGACTCGTAGAGCCGGATCGCCGGGGCGTTGTCCGCGGCGGCGTGCAGGAACGGCGTGTCCCCACGCTCCCGGATCCCCCACGCGACCGCCCGGACCAGCCGGGTGGCCAGCCCCAGGCCGCGGTACCCGGGGTCGGTGCACACGGCGCTGATCTCGGTCCAGCCGGGCAGCCGCAGCCTCCCCCAGCCTTCGGCCGGGGGGGGACCCCCATCTCGCTGCGCTCGCCCGCCATCGCGACCAGCCGCCCCTCGTGCCGGATGCCGAGGTAGGTGCCCATCTCGACGGTGCGCTTGAGGAACGGACCGGGCCGGGTGCGGGCGACGAGGTCGAGGATCTCGGGGACGTCGGCGGGCCCGAGCCGCACCGCCTCCGGCGCGGGCTCGGCGCGCAGCGGGTGTCCACCAACTGCACGCCCTCGCCCTCGCCTTCGGCCCGCCAGCCGTCGGGTACCCGGTCGACGGGCTTGATCCGTACGGCGGCTCCCGGGCCGACGAGCGTGCGCAGGTCGTCCCAGGCGGCCGGGTCCGCCGGGTCGGCGAGCGCGGCGAAGGCGGAGATGCCGTCCTGGTAGCGGGCGGCGCGGCCGACACTCCCCCAGCCTTCGGCCGGGGGGACCCCCATCTCGCTTCGCTCGGCGAGGTGGGCGTGCGGGCCGTCGAGGGCGGCCCAGACGGCGTTGTCGAGGAGCGGGGTGTACGGGGGCACGAGGGCGGAGTCCTCTCTCGTATCGACTCGGCCAGGGGCATGACGGCTGGTCAGGAATTGCTGAGCGGCAGCCCCGGCGGGTTGATCTCGGACGTGGCGACGGCCTCGTTGGAGAGGTTGTAGGCGGCGAGCCACTTGGCGTACTGCCCGTTCTGGATCAGGTGGTTGATGGCGTCGGCGAGCGGCTTGGCGAGGCCGCTGTCCTTCTTGGCGGTGGCCGCGATCAGGCCCTGGAGGGAGGCGCCGGCGCCGGAGAAGGTGCCCGCGTTGCGGGTCGCCTGGGGGGTGTTCGCGGTCTTCTGGACCCGGTAGGCGACGCCGGGGTTGGGGCCGAAGTAGGCGTCGATCTTGCCGCTGTTCAGCGCCAGGCTGTAGGCGTTCTGGTCCGGGTAGTACTTGACGGTGAGCTTCTTGCCCTCCTTGGCCAGCTTGGCCTGCCACTCCAGCAGGATCTTCTCCTGGTTGGTGCCGGAGCCCACGCCCACCGTCTTGCCGGCGAGGTTCTCGTAGTTGCCGGCGAAGTTCCAGGTGCTCTTCGCTTGCGTCTCGAAGGCGAGGTTGTCCTTGCGGTAGGTGGCGAACTCGTACTTCTTCTTGCGCTCCTCGGTGTCGGTGACGTTGGAGAAGGCCACGTCGATCTTGCCGCTGTCGACGCCGACGAAGAGGTTCTCCCAGGTGAAGGTCCTGACCTCGGGCTTCAGGCCGAGCACGGCGGCGACCAGGCGGCCGAGGTCGGGCTCGGAGCCGGTGAGGGTCTTCTGGTCGCTGCCCACGTAGTCGAGCGGCGCGGACCCGGCGGGCAGGGCGCCGACGCCGATGACGAGCTTGCCGCTCTTGCGGACGGCGGCGGGCAGTTCGGCGCTGATCGACTTC encodes:
- a CDS encoding ABC transporter substrate-binding protein, which encodes MPSHLSRRALIRGITAATAVATLATGLAACGGDSEAATTTDAAGTVTVGRVSNGAAKETVLKVSEVKSISAELPAAVRKSGKLVIGVGALPAGSAPLDYVGSDQKTLTGSEPDLGRLVAAVLGLKPEVRTFTWENLFVGVDSGKIDVAFSNVTDTEERKKKYEFATYRKDNLAFETQAKSTWNFAGNYENLAGKTVGVGSGTNQEKILLEWQAKLAKEGKKLTVKYYPDQNAYSLALNSGKIDAYFGPNPGVAYRVQKTANTPQATRNAGTFSGAGASLQGLIAATAKKDSGLAKPLADAINHLIQNGQYAKWLAAYNLSNEAVATSEINPPGLPLSNS